Proteins from a genomic interval of Ciona intestinalis unplaced genomic scaffold, KH HT000562.1, whole genome shotgun sequence:
- the LOC113475473 gene encoding uncharacterized protein LOC113475473, whose protein sequence is MSSPRRSLISSFKREKQTFATPLLKWYLQKVNWKFSIWKTLTNKLKFKDVVFKREPLVNNMIKRKPFVHCDEIATDLYEIHMRKEHIHQDLPIQIGVFVYDLAKLKLLQFVYDVLFLFIDPSNITLVQCDTDSMYFNLSADSLDDVIKPELRKRFFTEYGTWFPALACGCSQRSVC, encoded by the exons ATGAGCTCACCGAGACGTAGCTTGATCAGCAGTTTCAAGAGGGAAAAACAAACTTTCGCGACGCCGCTGCTAAAGTGGTACTTGCAAAAAGTTAATTGGAAATTCAG CATATGGAAAACCTTGACCAACAAGCTGAAGTTCAAAGATGTTGTCTTCAAAAGGGAACCTCTTGTTAACAACATGATAAAGCGAAAACCTTTTGTTCACTGTGACGAGATTGCCACGGACCTCTATGAAATCCATATGAGAAAGGAACATATACACCAAGACCTCCCGATACAAATCGGGGTGTTCGTATATGATCtggcaaaattaaaattgttacaGTTTGTTTATGATGTATTATTCTTATTTATTGATCCGTCTAACATTACCCTTGTGCAGTGTGATACTGATTCAATGTACTTTAATTTATCCGCAGACTCACTCGATGATGTTATTAAGCCCGAGTTGAGAAAACGATTCTTTACCGAATACGGTACTTGGTTTCCTGCCTTGGCGTGTGGATGCTCACAACGCTCAGTTTGTTGA